The genomic stretch CGACCCAGACATGGCAGGAAATTGCTTAATTTAGCGCAAAAATTATCCACTAGCCAACGAAGCTCAATGGCAGACAGTGCACCACCGAGTGGCAAGTAGATACAtaaagcagcaggcagcccttttttgtgtaaaattcagacacacacattttgggaatgacacaaaataaaattcaccTGAACACTTCATATAAGGCAAAAACACTCACACCAAACATCAGCAGGATGCTGCAGCCCCAGGATGAGACACATGGGGATGGAGGCTCCGCCGTATTGCCACGACCTGAGACTACATCAGAGGACCCAAGTGGGGGATCCCAGAACGGAGCTGAACAGGCGCCGGACAACAGTATATCCCATTACCTGGTCCAGGTCCAGTTAAGCCacaaacaaatcaacaaaCGCTTTTCGGAACTGCTAAACCTCTTCGAGGGCTACACAAAGATGGTGGACGGAGAACAGAAACATCAGGTCGTGGTCTCGAATCCATTAAAGCGTGTTCCAAGCCATGGTACAAGTGAGGAAGCCATCCCCCAATGATCACTAATCTGTAACCTCTTTTCCCCCCCAAGATCAAAACGAGAGACTTTCAGGCGGAACCGTGTCGGAACGCACCATTCAGGCGGCCACCTGCGAGGTGAGCATTCAGACGTCCTGGTCTCTGTTGGAGCAACAGAAGAACGGCCCCAAATCGGTGGAAGAGGGAGTGTCCGTGGCCACCAAGGAAAAGCCCAGCCAGATCCAGCAGCATACCATCCACATCGAGGTGGAGTCGGTGGCATCGGCCACAGACATGCAACGGGCGCCCCTACACCAGAGGCTCTTGAAAGTCCTGTTGAATGCCGTGGACGCTTTTATCGGCTGCCTTTTCATGATCGGCGAAAACTTTCCCTACGTCCTGTTTATTTTGCTGTGCATTTGGTGCCTCTATCTGTTGCTGGCCCACTACAGAAAATTCTTGGACAACGGTGCGATTGAGCCTCCCAGTTAAATGATTTTTTCGCAGCGTTTGATTAAATTCAGGATCGATTTATGTATCATGGGGGGTCAATTATCGCAACATAGTGGGGGTGCAACAACACATAATGGCGAGACTGCAGTAGAGTGCCGATGCGAAATCGGTCAACATGTAGCAGAAGCGATCGGCCAAGGGAGGACGCGCCGTCACGTTCGGCACGGGCGGCGACACGGTATCGATGAATATCGTTTGACGCGTCTGCTCGCAGGGCATGGGCAGGAAGATCCGTTCGCCTTGGCTTTTCAGGCCGGTATCGGAGCCGGCCAGACGCGGCTGTTCCGTTTGCACGGCCCTGCTACAAGACCTCAGGGCTTCATTCTTGATATAGATTGTTAGATCGTCCTCGGTATGCTCTGTGGAATCAGGGAATGTTTCTTAGATCATTATATATATGACTGCTAGAACTTGTCTCACTCTCTTACACGTTTTCTCTCTcgcagtgtggcttagcagtaaaGTAACAAAGCCCTAGGGGAGCTGGTGGTCCCAAAAGTGTGACAAAGAGTAAAAAATGTAACGGACAAGCCGTACAGGCTGAGATATTCTCCCTTAGGAAGAAGCAACAAGTTTCCATTAGCTTCCTTACAGATTTCAACAGTTTCCTAGAAAAACTCAATGTGCTCTCTTCGTTATTCGTAACTTCTAAGCCGCACTGGGAGTGAGacaaagagtgagagagagtgggCGAGAGTCCCTGCTTCAACCCCTTGGAAGAGATACAATCACTTACCTTCTGCCAGGGCCTCGGTGACCCAACTATGCCAATTGGCAATGCGGTCGACATTCGATATGAGACTGCTGTTCATGAGCGTACGGGAGCTGGGAGCCATGACCGCTTCGAGGCTGCTCTTATCGTCCTCGCCATAGACACAAACTTCGACATCGCTCTCGTCCCTGTACGGCTGAAAGCCCAAAATGTCGAAGAGACGCTGACAGGTGGAGGAACCGCACGGTGAGGGTAATTTTTGGAGGGCAGAATCTGTCACTGCCTCAAGGACCAGATCGCTAATAAGATGATCAACGACGATAGCGGCCTCTTCCGGCTCTCTGCACGCCATGTAGTAGATAACGTTCAAAGATGGAATTTAGAAGAGTTCGAAATGGGGGTTTTACAATACTAGAGTCGACATTATTCCGGCAAAACGTAAGTGGATTTGTTTTCTGACAGCTGTCACACGGAATAAAACTCCGAGCTCAGAGACTTGGCAGAGTACAGAGCCCttcaaaatttataatttCCAAAATAATATGGACCCGCAGAGAGCGACGACGAAAAAAGTTGTACGAGAGGCGTCCTCGGAGACAGAAGGGAGCCCCCAAGCAGAGACCAGTTGTCCTGTAGTCCAGCTGGAGGATGCAGCCGCAAAGAATGAGGTGCCACCGGCTGCGGTTGACATTCCGGTGGTACAACTGAAAGATGCCACTGTGGGTTCCACCGAAACAGATGTCTCGCCCGATGTCAAAAAAGAGCCAGAAGCCTCCTGCCCTCTAGATGAGATGCCCAGCACCAGCCAACAGGGCACTAAAGAAGGACAAAAGCCGGAGTCGGGAAGGTCTCAAGGTCGCCTGAATCACCTCATCGATATGCTCGATAACTTTACGATCCGTCTGGACGTAATCGAGGAGAAGGTGCGGCGCGAGGATGAAGAATGCCTCGATCCAGAGCCCGTTACACTCACGGTGGACTCTGGTACGGCGGTGATCATTCAGATACCAGAGATCTGTGAGCTGGGCACGCAGACGGTGGTCACACGACCGCCCCGCCGCCTCGCCATACCGACAGCGCCGCCGCGTAACCAGCCAGACACCCGGGCTCCCTGCGAACGCACCCACCACACCATACAGATCCGATCGAACAATAATCGTGGgaatgcggcggcggcggcggcggaacAGGGGCCACCGTCCTTGGGCGCCCGCATTGTGCGAGCCTTGGGGGACTTTGGGGCCGCCTTCTGCCTGTGTCTGCAGATCAACAAGGACTGCATCTTCTGTCTGGGCTTCTTTGTGGCCTTCGTTGTGAGTGCCAGCTTCCTGACGGCCTTCTTTTATCGCACCCTCAACTTGACGTCCCCGGCAGCACGCGTACCAGGCGACGCATTCGGTGGAGCGACGGGATCCTATGATGTGGCCACTCTCCGCTTCAATGGCGGCTACTACTACATCTACAAcagacagcggcagcaacttCAATAAGCGTTCTTTTATGGGATCTTCTTTGATGGATTTTACACTAAAATTTATTCCGAAAACTGTGTGTTGGGCTTAGCTTCAGTCATCAATGGTGTGGCAAATGTTGAGGACATGCTGATTGAACTCCTCCGGCTGTTCCAGGTGCACATAATGGCCCGATCCTTTGACGATGGCCAAATGGGGGTGCGAGTGCATCGGGGACTGGGCTCCACCGATGAAGGAAAAACCGAGGTGGGCGGGCAATTCGTGGGTACGTTCCATCAGCGATTTGCTATGCCAGTGCCGCCTGATGTGGCTGGAGACGTCTCCCTGGGCCAGTGTCTGGAAGGCTAACTCTCCGCTGGGCGTGGCTGCCTTACACTGCTCCAGATAGTGATCTAGCTTGTCTTCCAAAAGCTCCCGGTACCGTTCCTTGAGATGCGGCTGGGGCTCTGTGTAGTTCAATAGAATGCTGGCCAGGGGTCCCACACTCCGGAGGATCCAATAGGGATTGAGAAGGAAAGAGATTTTATTGAGCAGCCCCAGGGCCTGCGAGGGAGTCTCCTTGAAGCCCCAGGGCTCGGCCAGGATGAGGTGTTTCACACGGTCCGGATAGGCCAGGGCATAAGAGACCGCCACAAAGGAGCCGAGACAGTGCCCCAAGAGTATCATCTGCGGCAGGTTCATCTGCTCACGCCACCCCTCCAGAGCCAGCACCATCTGCATGTCGCATATGTCCGCCTTGGCCGAGAACATGGGACGAGAGCTCCGGCCGAAGCCGAGCATGTCAATGGCATAGACCGGCCGCTGGCTGGCCAGGACATCCAGGTTGAGCAGCCACGAGCCCAGCCCCGAGCCGCGGCCGTGCAATGCCACCAGTGGCACATGCTTGCGGTCCTCGGTGCTCATGGCCAGTGTCCAGATCCTGTCCGATTTGCCCACCACACCGCCAATGTCCACGTAAAATTTCTGGCACGGTGTGACCAGATGTTCGAGCAGCTCCTTCTCGGCCTCTCGCAGCTTCTGGTCGCTGCTCAGAGACCAAACGAGCAGCCATTTGAGAATCTTTCGAACCGGTTCAATCAGAGGCAGAGGTTCACTTGTACTCCTGCCGCCGCCGGTTGCTGCCATTCGAAAGGTTTCGGGTTTCGAGGTTCGAGaggcaatttcaatttgaaaaacttttgaatttaaaaactcCCAGACAAAACGTCATacgagcagagagagagagagcgagcgcaTAGTAGGCCCTGTGTCCGTCCGATTTAAGTTGACTTCGACTTGGACAATGGGTcacagaacacacaaaaagcatCGTTAGGGGTCGGCCGGCCGGCCGGTCGGTCGGGCCTTTGGGTACGGGAAATTGGCCACAAAACGTTCGTCGCCTGCtgtgtggcaggaggcagccaCACAACTTTTTGGCAAGATGCCCGGGGCACAAAGGAATTATTGTTAATATAGGCAatgccccctcccctccctgcccccccGAAAGCCAGGGCTCTTgccagcaggcggcaggcccTGACCGGGGGTCGGACGGTCGTCTTttgaatataatttatttatgcgaaatatggcaaatatttttcacaaTTTCTATTCAACGAAGTTTTGCATACACTTTGcttcgatttttttttgggggtgaGGCAGAAAAGCCTTTAAAAGTTGCAcacaattttataaaattcaTTAAGTATTCTGTTCCACAAAAATAACCTCTGTATAGGAAGAAATGCTTTCAGAAACACAGCCATATTTCAACTAAATATTGgatttttaaaattgaatttaagaATAAATGTTTTGAAAAGTGTTTATGATATACATTTTTCATATTAAATTGagaggaaatatatttaatttaaccATGAAAACATTATTGGTGTACgtttttgaattttaaataattaaatttaagtgCTCTTTTCCCTGGGTGtatgtttttaaattaaattttatttgtttttttttgtttattttattctcAACTGTAATTATATGACGGTAAAATATGTACCGTTATCTCTAAAGAACCTTTATCATTTTTTCTTTCCTCTTTCCTCACAGTTCTTGCAAAAATCCctcattaatatttaatatactCCGCATATAATCCCCTAAAAGTATGACGAAGGGATTACCTAAGCTAAGGAACCCCAAAGAACATTTATTCTACTCTATCCTCTGTACAAAGAGTGCCATAAGAAGAGATTTTCATTGACTCCTACCAATGCCATGAACGAGGAGGCTGTCTAAAACGGATAAACTGTTTAGATGGCAGATTTTCACCAAATTGAATATACgacaatatatatattccattTCCCGCAGCTCAGCTTTTGCCTGGTGCTCGGGTCTGGGGGGGGGCACAATTAAAGTTCGGAAGaggcacaaacacaaaaaaaagtgatTTGGAATTTCCAAACGATTTTTGGACAGTACTTTGTTATACCTGgggctggagatggagctcCGGAGCTCTAGAGCTCTGGAGATGTGGGGGATGGGTACTTCTATGATGGGTGAACGAATGTTTGACTTCTCCGATGGGTCGGAGAGCGCGGAGCGACATGCGGGCTTCCGCCGGCAGGAAATTGAATTGCACGAACACGCGAAATTACATCATTCTGGAACCACGGTAAACAATTTCCTCTCCGTTTGCACCTCTCCGCGAAAacgcttttattttatttctctctcatttattttgattttttctcCCTCTGCCGCTGCAGAACATTTTCAACCAAATTTTGACAGGGAAATATTTCGTTTTACGTTGCCTAGGTTGCCCCTCCCCCTGGCCCAGCCCCCTTTTTCATTCCCCCATACCCTACGACCATCCTTGTTAACGGCAATTTGTGCGAAAATAtcaatttcactttttttgtACTCCAATCTTTATTATACCCTATCTTTCACGGGAGAGTATTGCGATTGTGATCAGATATTTGCCAGGGCCCAAAAGGTCCCTAAAGGACTCTTTTAGCAAGGAGTTCGGAAAAGTTCGGAAAAGAAAAAGGGCTATGAAACGATAGGTAGAAGGGATATGTATTTTGTACGAGAGACTTTTCTACTGCGAAAGATATGATAATGATTTTTCAGGTATTACTTCATTGCTAGTCCATTTTTTTATCTCTAATAACACAGTTCTATTATCAGCACCTATAGCTTCCATTGATATGAGATGGGTTCTTCGACAACCGACGAAGAGAATCCCTGAAATCTCTTTTTGTTCCCAAATTCAGAAAGCGGACTGGTctgaaagcaaacaaatgatTTTTTCGATCATTGGAATATTCTTCCGATGCTTCCGATATTCTTTGATACCTCCGGCCGTAGTTATATTCACGCCACATCGATATCTCCTCCCAGAAACGCTCTTTTCTCCTGAATTTCAAAGAGAATGCTCTCCTTTCACTTATGGGACATTTTTACAGCAATGCTATGAACGTTTTCGAGTGAAACCTCGATCTTCCAGGGTATCCCAGTCTTCGACAGCCCCCCGATGGCAGCAGCCTTTCGTTTAggatttgttttattttgtgtggGATTTGGGTAAAAGGACTattgtatttgtttgtgtgtaGAGGAAAATGGCGACGGCGAAGGCCCAACAGAGGGTAGGGGGGAAATGATGGCAACAAAAGCAGCCCAAAACCGGCAATCAAAATGTctgaaaaaccaaaacgaatgACAGCCAGCATATAGCATATAGCGATCCCCCGGATACATAGATACTTGAATGCATGCAtgtacaaatacatatgtatgtgcccATGTGTggcactaaaaaaaaaactcagtCAATGTGCCACTCCCACTAGGGGAGTgcgacggcgactgcgactgcgactgcgactgaggCCCTTTGCCCCCATGTTGCCGAACATCATGGCAACGCTGTCAAGTTTGAAAGGATTATTGCCACTTGCCGCTTGCGGCGAACGCTCTTAAAATGTAACACGTTTCAAACAAGTTTAGATACGTGTGTTTTGTCTGTTAGTAGAGTCGGACTGAGAGTCGGGTGTccgcctgggcctgggtccgCTCTTGTGCCGAGTATCTCGTATCTCTTGGTATCTTTTGGCCCAGCCATCCCCAGCGTAGCGTAGCGTAGCGCTcgtctccctctcactcttcGGGCCAACGGCTATGTAAAAAGTCATCAACGGGGGCCAGTTTGCCCAGGCCAGGCCTAGGAAAAGCAAGAGCAAAAAcaacggcggcggcgactGGTTTGACGAGCTTTTTTTCAATGGGCTCGCgaccaaataaaataaaaactcagCCCcactggtggtgctgctgctgctgccctccaCTTGGGTTGAACTCTCTTCTGACCAGGTcccagcctccagcctccagtcCCAGCTACAGCTCCATGTCCGAGTCCGAATCCGATTCCAATTTCGAGTCTTACTCCCAGCGAAAATAGTCGTAAAAATTCGCGCTTGCCACCAAGATATTTCGTGTGCTGCCAAACCGAAAAAGAAATGTTCGACTTTGAGATGCTCTAAGCACGCAAGCGAAagggacaaacaaacaacaaaaaaagcccCAAGACGAGAGTCGCCAAATATCAAAGAATATCCCAAGCCAAATATCAACCGGGGGCTGCTTCGGGGGAGGCAGacaattgtgtgtgtgcgaagaTTGATGGGGAGTGTGTGCTGAGGTCATTCATCATGCGATTCTCTTGATTGGACACATCTCAGGGGCTTCTGATGGACGAAGGTTTCCCAATTCATTCCATATATTCGTGCGGCTATGCGGCAGGTCTATACCGCATCATATTTGGACATATTCAAACCGTATTCATATTTTCTAATCATCCTCTAAATTGTTTAagaatttttccatttttcaagGGATTCCTTTTGGTTATTTGAATAAGACTTCTCCTGAATGcaattttaaatgtatttcattttgattgccattttggattattattatatactATAGAGCCCCATCTTCCTTAGAAATCTGTGGATATTACCTATTTGGATTGTACCTATTAATATGCCATCgattttcattaataattGCCACTTTTGCTAGGAGATACCATAAAAAAATCCTGAAAAATCTCTGGCGCTTCTGCTTGGCCTTTAAATCGAGGGACTCTTCGTTCACCCAATTTTTACGACTGCAGAGTatttaaaacttaaaactTTAAGTACTACTCACCTTTAAGAGTGGACTATGCGAGAGTGTGCGTTGGAAATATGTATTTCTGTGTATATGTGGGTATGTTGCATGGattctgcaactgctgctgctgctgctgctctggaCGCTGTTGCACCTAGATGATGACGATGGAaacactgctgctgctgctgctgctactgctgcacATCCTGGCGGCCATCTTTGGAGGGGAGCGGGGGCAAAAGCTAACTTTGCTGAGCTGCCTGCCTTGCCTTACATGTTGGTGGCCGGTTGGTTCTCTcttgattttatttaatacTTTTGTCTTATTCGATATTCGATCAACACTTTGACTGCATTCGGtttgtatataaattaattgatttgGTTGGGTTTATattgttttattgatttaCTGCTGGCCGCACGTACCGATTATAAATCAAGTTTTTGGTCTTATGATGGAACCACAAAAGGAACGAAAAAAACGCTTTTGAAAGTGACCCACGCAAACGGCAAATAGTTGGgataaataatagaaaaaaagaCAAATTAAAGtgtagtaaaaaaaaaaagaagttgAACAACTTTTTTCGAGTCGAAGCGAACAGCTGAAAAAACAGCAACTGTCGACGCGGCTgacgatgataatgatgatggtTAAGGCAAGCCTTTTGAGAGAGCCggtttcccaaaaaaaaactacgtCTACTAATCGCAAACACACAGGAAAATAGGAGGAAAATCCCGTGGGGGAAAAAACTGAACGAGTACGTGTGGTGCAAAAAGGCGGCCCCCCAGACGTCACACACGGGCAGCAGCTGATTTCGAAATGTGGAAATGAAAGCGCGGCCAGAACTTGAGCAAAGGACCTGCAGCCGGTCACTGAAGCCCCAGGAGCCCCCACAGTCAGAGCGTTTTGTGCGTTTTGTGGATGTCAACTTATGTAAAGCCGACTGCCGACTACGGGACTACGGGGACACCTACGAACGCCGAAGCATCGAGaaccgacagccgacagccgagaaccgagaaccgtTTTCCGGCAGCATTACTGCCAAAGTAAATGAGTGCGAGCGGGATGCCAGCAATGCAATTTTTGCAGGCCAAAGTCAGGCAGTAACGAGactctgcctgtgcctgtggctgctgctgctgctgctgctactgctgtaTGCGGGTGCGTGCGtcagtgtttgtgtgtggcgcCTGCGCAGTGATCGCACAGCTGAcgggggcagcggcagcgataGGCAGGGCTGGACTGGAGCTGTGTGGTGGGCGCCCAAtgtagacaaaaaaaaagtgccGCTACCATTTGGAACTATTGCCGATTTCCTGTTTCACCATGCGCGTGCCCCATAAGGCTGAAGACGGCTTCGAGTCCGCTCCTGGTCGTCGCACTGTTGCTAGGTGCCCGATGCCGCAGCTGGTGCTGCCTcggtcgctgcctctgcctctgccccgaGCTGCGTCGACTGCAGAGCCAGCTGATTTAGActcgtgtgtgtgggggtggggttgaGGAGGGGATGGCGCTGCCTGGAATTTGATCGGCAAGGGGCTGGCAGGGGGGGCCTCGGGGCAACGAAAAACTAACGGCTCTTGCGGGCAAACGGTTCTTCACATTGATTTCGGTCTCCAAACAAGTTCTAGCCTACAGTGGGGCACATTAGGGTTTGCCCACTGTGCAGCACAGTGGGGACCTTGCAGCCAAACATttgcacacaaacacactccatctccctctctctttcccactcGCACTCTGCTGGTAGCACAGTAAACCTGTTTTATGTTaagaattattttttttatcgtcTCTGCCATTTGCCACCGACAGCGACAGCCGCCGCGGCTAAAACTATTTCACAacttgtatttgttgttgttttatttatgtttgtatTCACTTTTGTTGCTAccgtttgctgtttgcttttggttttggctttacCTTTGCACAATCTGCTTTACATGTAAAGAGGCAGcgggcggcagcagcggcaacggcaacgacacGCGACCAACACCTACGCACGGGAACAGgcacattcacacacacacacacacgcactcacagGAACGGCTGGAGACGCGGACAGACGCGGAACGACGGAACGAGACAGAAAAGCACAGCACAAGCCAGTGTGTCCGCGGACTTATAGTTAAAATACACCGTCCGACCCTcggaaatataccaaaatataaaatataccgtaaatatactgacgaactgaagttctattatacatattcctcaattttgatattccgtccaatattactagctagataggaCATTTAGCTATGCtaacataattttatccgttTAATAGAtgaattttctacttgactagCGTATTTCAAATACtggcttttattggattttgtctaAAAAACGGTCGAAAAGGTCAATCGAGAATAATAAAACGTCAGAATAATCGTTCCTATtgttcaattttgatattccgttgaataattctCGCTAACTGATATCTTTAGcactgcccacataattttattccATTGATGAAGAAATTTTCTAAAGGATTAattacttttaagtactcctatttattgtattttgactacagcaaggtttaaacaaaaagggtcaacaaaaaacagcGGCAAAATACATAAGTAAATATGAAATTTCACGTCAATCGGAGTTTAGGTATAggtacaccctatttggttAATATAATATGAAGAAActgttttaaaacgtaattaataaagaaattatCTTAAAttgatgacaaacatttcttCAATTATATCATATCCTTTTACGTACGTAGTAAAAGTTCTAAAATATCTATTTCCCTAGGGTATGAAAAATGTTGCTCAATGTTGCCAGCGACATAAGACGTAAGaaaacgtaagtgagtatgagtagggaaaagggaaattcTGGCGAGGAAAAATCCCATCAGAGGAAATCCCAAAAAAGTCCCACCAAACTTAagcgccaaatagaaattgtttgaaaatgAATGAGCAAAAtggatttaaatgcaatctaTTGGAATAAATGATACACGTAAGTACGATTTGTGAGCGAAAATTCAAAAAACCTCTTCGCTCCCTATTCTGAAATCGTCATAGCGAGCATAGCTGGTTTCTCCATTGACATCTTGGAGTTGGATATACAACTCGTGAGGCTGTAGCAGGGTCATTCGATGGATTTTTTCCAGTCCAAGAAAGAAGTTCTCCCGTAGGTTTCCGAAACTCattttgtagtctgcccagtgcCGACTGAAGTGCTCGTTGCCGTTCACTCATCTCTGGATGACAGTCCATCCAGAGGAATCCGATACGCAGGGCACTTGGAACGGCTCTATTCCCCTGACCTTTATCTGGAAAATGTCATTTGgggtgccactgccacagagTTCCCAGAGTATCGCCCAAGGCTTTGAGCTTTTTCAGGATGTATAGATCTTCCCATCCGCTCCTATTCTCCGCTCCGCCAACAATCTGCAACAGTTGTTTCAGACATTAGTCGCTAAATACTAATTCCTCAATACGTTTGCACCGATTGTATCTCTTGAACATCTCTCCGATATACACGTTCGAGGAAGCGAGGCTGAGGTTGAGATAATCCATTACGACTTTCCAGCAATCCTCGATTTTATCTTGAACAGTTGACTTCCTCTTCATTTGGTGCTCCATCGGTGCTACAAGATTTCTCGCGTTCAGCGTTTTCTCGTTTTGTTTTCCGTGAGTGCGCCATTTGTTTCCTTCGTTTCGCTTCTTGCTTTGTGTTCTATTCTGCGGAAAATATCCACCATTACGTATGTTTTAACTACAAGGATTGAAAGTAAAAGGCGTACTCAATATCTTCTCGGACTGGCCAGTCAGTGCATTTTTGAGGAATCCATTCATTCCGCTGAAAAGGGTTTAGTGTAATCA from Drosophila pseudoobscura strain MV-25-SWS-2005 chromosome 4, UCI_Dpse_MV25, whole genome shotgun sequence encodes the following:
- the LOC4817867 gene encoding uncharacterized protein — its product is MACREPEEAAIVVDHLISDLVLEAVTDSALQKLPSPCGSSTCQRLFDILGFQPYRDESDVEVCVYGEDDKSSLEAVMAPSSRTLMNSSLISNVDRIANWHSWVTEALAEEHTEDDLTIYIKNEALRSCSRAVQTEQPRLAGSDTGLKSQGERIFLPMPCEQTRQTIFIDTVSPPVPNVTARPPLADRFCYMLTDFASALYCSLAIMCCCTPTMLR
- the LOC6899232 gene encoding uncharacterized protein — protein: MDPQRATTKKVVREASSETEGSPQAETSCPVVQLEDAAAKNEVPPAAVDIPVVQLKDATVGSTETDVSPDVKKEPEASCPLDEMPSTSQQGTKEGQKPESGRSQGRLNHLIDMLDNFTIRLDVIEEKVRREDEECLDPEPVTLTVDSGTAVIIQIPEICELGTQTVVTRPPRRLAIPTAPPRNQPDTRAPCERTHHTIQIRSNNNRGNAAAAAAEQGPPSLGARIVRALGDFGAAFCLCLQINKDCIFCLGFFVAFVVSASFLTAFFYRTLNLTSPAARVPGDAFGGATGSYDVATLRFNGGYYYIYNRQRQQLQ
- the LOC6903428 gene encoding uncharacterized protein isoform X2, with amino-acid sequence MTQNKIHLNTSYKAKTLTPNISRMLQPQDETHGDGGSAVLPRPETTSEDPSGGSQNGAEQAPDNSISHYLVQVQLSHKQINKRFSELLNLFEGYTKMVDGEQKHQVVVSNPLKRVPSHDQNERLSGGTVSERTIQAATCEVSIQTSWSLLEQQKNGPKSVEEGVSVATKEKPSQIQQHTIHIEVESVASATDMQRAPLHQRLLKVLLNAVDAFIGCLFMIGENFPYVLFILLCIWCLYLLLAHYRKFLDNGAIEPPS
- the LOC6903428 gene encoding uncharacterized protein isoform X1, which codes for MTQNKIHLNTSYKAKTLTPNISRMLQPQDETHGDGGSAVLPRPETTSEDPSGGSQNGAEQAPDNSISHYLVQVQLSHKQINKRFSELLNLFEGYTKMVDGEQKHQVVVSNPLKRVPSHGTNQNERLSGGTVSERTIQAATCEVSIQTSWSLLEQQKNGPKSVEEGVSVATKEKPSQIQQHTIHIEVESVASATDMQRAPLHQRLLKVLLNAVDAFIGCLFMIGENFPYVLFILLCIWCLYLLLAHYRKFLDNGAIEPPS
- the LOC6903426 gene encoding 1-acylglycerol-3-phosphate O-acyltransferase ABHD5-like, with amino-acid sequence MAATGGGRSTSEPLPLIEPVRKILKWLLVWSLSSDQKLREAEKELLEHLVTPCQKFYVDIGGVVGKSDRIWTLAMSTEDRKHVPLVALHGRGSGLGSWLLNLDVLASQRPVYAIDMLGFGRSSRPMFSAKADICDMQMVLALEGWREQMNLPQMILLGHCLGSFVAVSYALAYPDRVKHLILAEPWGFKETPSQALGLLNKISFLLNPYWILRSVGPLASILLNYTEPQPHLKERYRELLEDKLDHYLEQCKAATPSGELAFQTLAQGDVSSHIRRHWHSKSLMERTHELPAHLGFSFIGGAQSPMHSHPHLAIVKGSGHYVHLEQPEEFNQHVLNICHTIDD